Genomic window (Phragmites australis chromosome 21, lpPhrAust1.1, whole genome shotgun sequence):
CCAATGACGAAACATTCTTAGAACCTGAAATGTCAAGGCATGTACATTAGTAAAATGTGAAGACTTTACATGAGTAGAAGTTTAAATTGTCACCTTTTTTTGCTGCAGCTATCCAATCTTTAGTGCAAATCAGTGCTTGTACCATCTAAGGATCAAGACGAGAacgatatggatcaacaacacGGCCACTTTTGTATTCCAACAAAATTATTTCACAATTTGTCAAATACCTATTATCAGCCTAGTTTCACAATTTGTCAAATACCCTTTGCAATTTAGCTTGTTCTCATCACACCATAACTAGAAAATAAAACTGCAATTGAGCATGTAATTGATTATTACCTACAAGCGAGTTCTGAGAGGAAGTGGCGGTAGCATCATGAGATAGGGGCGGATCCATAACCGTGCGTTGTCGGGAAGTCACTTCTCCGATAGGTGGTTTCATCATAGATATGGAGGAGAAGGTGTGCTACTGTGCTGGGCAATGGTCTGCGGAGACGCCAGCCTAAGGGGGAGTCGTGTTACGTTGCGTTCTGCAGAGTCACGGCGGCCTGAGGGGGAGTAGCGGCGGCCTGAGGTGGAGAAGCCCGTCGGAGCCTTGGAGGTGTAGGCGCTGGGCGTAGAGCCCGTCTACACGCCGGTCGGAGCGCCCCGGTTGCAGAGCCCGTCTGCGCGCTGGTCGGAGCGCCGGTCTGCTCCGCCGGTCTGAGTGTTGGTCTGTGCGCCGGTCAGAGACGGGTGTCAGCACCGGCTGGAAGCGGCGCTGGCTGGAACAGGCTTCGGGAGGAGAAGACGTCAGCGCGGTGGAGACGCCGGGCGACGAGCAGAGAAGACGTCGGGCGGTGGGCGGAGGAGACGCCTAGAGGCTAGATCTAGAGCTGGGCGCCGGGCGAAGAAGATGTGCCGGGCAGAGGAGACGCCGGCTGGAAGCTGCGCCGGGTGGAGGAGGTAGCGTCGCCGGTGGCGGGAGTTGGCGGCTGGCGGCTGGCGGCAGTGCGGCGCACACTGGATCCTCTAGAGCCGGGTGTTTCCGCATGCTCGACTACGTGAGGTCGTGACCACTGACCCGTGACTTCGTGAGGCCGTCTGGCCGGTCTGGGTGACAGGATGAGTGCTTGAGCCCCCGTGAGTCGTGGTCGTGAGCCCGTTTGGGTGAATAGGTGATGCCCGGATCCAAAAACCGAAGGTCCATATACTAAAGTGAAGTGGGCTGATAACGGGCTGATATATTTCGGTAAATACCGAAAGCCCATACCGGtaatttttgataaaaatcGGAAAACCGACTAAACGGTCGGAATTGGCTCAAACCGATTCCGCTATCGTTTCCGAAACATTTTACTGATACCAATTCCGAAAATTACCGATTTCAAAATATACAGTCGACAGTTTTCGAAAACGGCCCATAGTAAATCGGAAATTTTCGTTACCGTTTTCACCCCTAACTTGGGGGCATGGATATGTCCATACGTGCACTGTGCCGCGTCTCAAAAAATACGGAGTTATTCAAACAAACGCGTACTCTTATACAAGCTACGTACAACCTAGCTACTAGCCTActacaaccccccccccctctctctcacacacacatatatataaaaattcgACACGCTACTCACGCCACGCAATTATGCACGTATAGCACGAGACGGGACACGTGGCAGCACGCTCGGGTGGGCGCGGCAGCTGGACTCAGAGCGCGGACCTCGTGGGGGACGCGTCCTGCTGCTGCGCGGGCGGGCTCAGCAGCTTGCCCATCTCCTCCACGAACCTGTCCATGGCGGGGCCGGGTAGGCACATCGGAACGACGATGCCGTCCTCGCCCTTGGCGTTCTTGAACGGGATGAAGAAGCTGGCCACCCCGGGGATGGCTCCGACGCCGCCCTTCGCGGGGCCGCCGTACACCGGCTTGCCCCAGCCGAAGTCCAGGTCGCCGAACCCGGCCTTGGTCACGTCCGACGCCAGGTACGCGCGCACCACCGTGAAGTGGGGCCGCCCACGCAGCACCATCAGGTCAGCCACCGACCGCATGTACTCCAGGTCCACCTCGCCCTTGGCCTGCTTCACTAGCTCCACGGCGTAGCCCAGGGGTTTCGCGCAGAGGTCTCCAGCCGTGGCGACGGCCACCGGGAACGCGAACGCGTTGCCGTAGTAGCCCTCGGGGATGGCGACCCCGGACTTGCCGCCGCGGGCGTTGACGATGCAGATCATCCGCATCACCTCGTCGGCGTCCGGGGCGAGGGCGACGGTGCGGCACTTCCAGAGTAGCCCCGTGAGGAGGTCGAACGTGGAGGCACGGGACCGAAGGTGCGGCGGGAGGTGGGCGCGGATGGCCGCGACCTCCTGGCGCCCGAAGAAGAAGGAGCGGTGCGCCATGTCGTCGAGCGGCACAATGGTGCCCTTGGTGTCCGGAACCACGTCGTACTCGCGGTGCGCGAAGCCCGGCCGCGGGGGGTCGCGCGCCTCCAGCAGCTCGCGCCCCCACACCGGTCGCACCGACGGCGCCCAGGAACTGCACCAGCCCCTGCGCGTCCGCCATCGTGTGGTGCAGCCGCACCGCCAGGATGAAGCCCCCGCACGCCAGCCGCGTCACCTGCACgtcacacacacatatacataagcCTCCCATGCACGTACGCACGTGTGCGCGCGGCACACGTCGAAGTGCTCAAGAAACGAGGAGCTGAGACGGGGACGTCGTCACGTACCTGGAAGAGGAGGAGCGGTGAGCCCAGGACCTCGGACGAGCCGGGGACGTCGAAGACGAGCTCCTCGAGGCACGGGAACGGCGGCTGCAGCGCGTCCCCGAAGTGCTCAAGCCGAACGTCCGCCTCGGCCTCGATAAATAAGACGCCCTCGCCGGTACACTCCACGGCGAGCTTGCGCCCCTCAAGCTCCCTGAGCCGCCCGGCGAATGGGTAGTAGTGCACAAGCGCCTTGGCCACCGCGTCGCGGATCACCGGCGCGGGGTCCCGGCCGCCCATAAGCGCGCTCCGGCGGTAGAACTGGATGACGGGGATGTGGAACCGCAGCCCGTCCTGGTCGTCGATGTCCGAGAGCCGCTTCAGCTCCCGCGGCGTCGGCGCCGCCGGCGCCACCAGCACCGCGGGCCGCCTGCGCACAGTGAACTTCAGCGCTGCCGCCGTGCCCGCCATTCCTGATTCAGCTAATGCACAACGACTCACTGCTCACTGAGGACTGACGAGGAGGCGACGAGCTGTGtgtctgctgctgctgggttCAATGTGCCGATCGAAAGGGAACGGCACTAGGACGCGTATATACGCGCGCGCACAGCGAGAGTGTCGAGATGATTATGCAGTGGAAGTTAGGGAGCAGTTGCTAAACAAATTACACGGCCGCGTCCGGTGGTCAGGTCAAGTCAATAAAATTAGCAACTGTTGTTTTCGGCGGGAAGGCGCCTAATTGAAAACTCAGCGATTTATTTTGTGCAATTCCAATGTAGGGGACCAAAGTTTGACGAGTGCCAAGGGGATTCGTATCCTCTGATTTTGCCGAAGCAAAGTCAAAGGAGCTACAGTAGTAAAGTGCAGTTGGTATTTTTGTCGGATCGTGCGTGAACAGTCAGGATTTTAGTGCTACCGAAGTGCAACAGTACTATTCTCAACAGTATTTTCGCAACAATATCTACTACAGTGCCTTTTGGTACAGTACAAACTGTATTTACTGTTCACTCACTCACGATTTACTGTACCTCCTCCAACTTTGCTTCGAAAAGTCGGAGGATGCGAATCCGTGCCAAAGACCAGCGCTGCTGATCTCGTGGTACCCAATGCACCCGAATCTCTGCTCATCGTGATGCACATATTTGTGCGCCGCTTGATTCAGAGTTGGATGGCTTAGATCGTTTGAGATGGGGAAATAAACATTCAGAATGCAAGTTTTTCTCCCATTTTTGGGTCTGAGCTTGGTTTCagatgaagaaacaaacgatGGATCACCAGTGCAGTTACGGATACGTGCGTCGCGTCTACCATATCCCAcgctgtccccccccccccccccccttgaacTGCTGAGCACCGACGAACCCTTGCAGCATTGCACCAACTTGAGCTCGGCTCCCAGCAGAAGGCACGGA
Coding sequences:
- the LOC133902913 gene encoding LOW QUALITY PROTEIN: benzyl alcohol O-benzoyltransferase-like (The sequence of the model RefSeq protein was modified relative to this genomic sequence to represent the inferred CDS: inserted 2 bases in 1 codon); amino-acid sequence: MAGTAAALKFTVRRRPAVLVAPAAPTPRELKRLSDIDDQDGLRFHIPVIQFYRRSALMGGRDPAPVIRDAVAKALVHYYPFAGRLRELEGRKLAVECTGEGVLFIEAEADVRLEHFGDALQPPFPCLEELVFDVPGSSEVLGSPLLLFQVTRLACGGFILAVRLHHTMADAQGLVQFLXAPSVRPVWGRELLEARDPPRPGFAHREYDVVPDTKGTIVPLDDMAHRSFFFGRQEVAAIRAHLPPHLRSRASTFDLLTGLLWKCRTVALAPDADEVMRMICIVNARGGKSGVAIPEGYYGNAFAFPVAVATAGDLCAKPLGYAVELVKQAKGEVDLEYMRSVADLMVLRGRPHFTVVRAYLASDVTKAGFGDLDFGWGKPVYGGPAKGGVGAIPGVASFFIPFKNAKGEDGIVVPMCLPGPAMDRFVEEMGKLLSPPAQQQDASPTRSAL